CGATGTGGGCACCCCTGTGATTGTGCCCGACAAGAACTGGGAGAACTACGAGTTGTCCTTCGGGGTGCGCCGTGGTGCAGAGATGGTGTACTTCCCCCTGTACAACCAGAGCGGCAAATTCAACAGCGAAGGGCTCCTGGAGTCCCTGCTGAATGCCAAAGAGCAGGGCAAGAAGAGCGCTGTGGTGCTGCTGAACTTCCCCAACAACCCCACCGGTTACACCCCCACCCAGCAGGAAGGCCAGACCATCATTGATGCTCTGGTGCAAGCTGCGGAGGCCGGAATCAACGTGGTGGTCGCCACCGACGATGCTTACTTCAGCCTGTTCTTTGAGGACTCCATGCACGAGTCGCTGTTTGGTCTGCTGGCCGGGCTGCACCCCCGCATCCTGCCTGTCAAGATCGATGGGGCCACCAAAGAGGAGTACGTGTGGGGCTTCCGTGTGGGCTTCGTGACCTACGCCAGCGAATCCGCTGCCATCCTGAGCGCTCTGGAGCAAAAGACCATGGGCATCATCCGGGCCACCATTTCCAGTGGTCCTCACCCCAGCCAGACCTTCCTGCTGCAAGCCCTGAAAGACCCCGGCTTTGAAGCCCAGAGGCAGCAGAAGTTCGAGATCATGAAGGCCCGTGCCAACAAGGTCAAGCAAATTCTGGACAACGGGAACTTCAGCGATGCCTTCGATTACTATCCTTTCAACTCTGGATACTTCATGTGCCTGAAAATCAAAGGCACCACCGCCGAAGCCGTGCGTCAGCAACTGCTGGACAAATACCAGATTGGCACCATCGCTCTGGGCGACACCGACTTGCGTGTGGCGTTCTCCTGCGTGGAAGAAGAGAACCTGCAGGAAATCTACGACAGCATCTATCAGGCTGTCAAAGAAGTGCAAGCCGTCAACGCTTGAACCCCATCCAAAACAGCAGGAGGCCCTTAGGGGCCTCCTTTTTCATTGGGTCAAATTTCAGCGGATGTAGAATCCGGTTTCCACCACGTCGCGGGTCTGGGCAGGGGCTGGGCGCAGGTACACATTGAACTGGCTGTCCCATTGCCCATTCTGATAACGGCCTTCAATGGAAGCGCGGGCATAACCACTCTGGGGTTGGGTGGTGAAGATGGCGCGCACACGCTGGTAACCTCTGGGAGGGGCCACTTCAAAGTAGTTTCTGGGTCCACCATCAATCACAGAAGTTCCGCCAGAGACGTACTGGTTGTAGGCCAGCACATTGCTGTAACCATCGGGATCCAGAGCCACCACAGTCACGTATCCAGCACGGGTGGTGTTCAGGCGGAAACTGACCTGTTCACCCACATAGTAGGTGCTGTTCGTTCCACGGCTGGGCTCAAAGGAGTTGATGAAATCGGCGGTCTCAAAGCTGATGGTGGCGCTCGGAGCGGTCACACGCACCGTGCAAGCACTCAGGGAGCCAGCACCCAGCAAAATCAAAGCAGCAAGCATCAGACGGTTTTTCATGTTTTTCAGTCTAAGAGCACCGGGCTTTTTGAAGATGCACTTCAACTAAAAAGCAACTTCAGGTTTTTCTCATTGAGCCATCTGTTGCCCCTGTGGGTTTTGCAAATATGCATCATGGGTGACCACACAGTTGCGACCTCTGGCTTTGGCAAGGTACAGGGCCTGATCCGCACGATGGATCAAGGAATCCAGAGCTTCACCGGCCTGATGTTCAGCAACCCCAAAACTGGCTGTGAAGCCTTGCAGGTCATCCACCTCGGTCTCTGGAAATTTGCGCCTGATGGATTCTGCATACATCACCGCTTTGGAGGCATCTGAATCTGGAAAAACCAGCAGGAATTCTTCTCCACCCCATCTGCCCACAAAACCTTGCTGGTCCACAACGTTTTGGGTTTCTCGGGCAGCATGTTTGAGGACTTCGTCGCCTGTGGCATGTCCGTAACGGTCATTGATCCGTTTGAAGTGGTCCAGATCGAACAACACCACACTGAACCCAGAGCGTCCTGTTTGCTCCTCCAGGATTTCGTACAGGCGACGACGGTTGAACACGCCGGTCAGGGGATCGGTGTAGGCGATGTGGTGCAACCAGTGGGTGCGTTCCTGTTCTCTGACCCACTGCTCCTTGTAAGCCCCCAGCACATAAATCAAACCCACCATCCCGGAGGTGATCATTTGAATGCGAAAAAAATCATCGAAATTCCAGCCTGCACGGCGCTCTGGCATGAACGCCAGAACCACCCACGGAACCACCAGAAACATCAGGTACAGCCCGCCTGCCAGACGCATTGCTGAACGGGTGGGCAGGGTGATGAACACCATCAAAACCAGAGCCACCAGACCGGTTTCGGAATGCAGTGGAAAACGTCCCATGGGGTAATTCGCACTGAACATCTCCACCAGAAAGCGCACCACCCAGAAGGTGCTGTACATGGCCACAGCCAAACGCTCAATGGTCCAGGACGGCATTTTCCCTTGCACCAGCAAACCCAGAGTGATCAAGGCAAACACCCCGAGCAAAGTTTGTGAAACGTTTTGCACTTCCAGACCCTGTGGAAATGTCCATG
This DNA window, taken from Deinococcus misasensis DSM 22328, encodes the following:
- a CDS encoding aminotransferase class I/II-fold pyridoxal phosphate-dependent enzyme yields the protein MNPLAQQLNEAIQKENPHVLEMLSELGKQIYFPKEGILSQSAEAGQKAKKYNATIGIAVEKGVPMHLEVLQRNLSAYAPKDLYPYAPPAGKPELRTAWREKMVLDNPSLQGKNYGNPIVTNALTHGISIVADLFTDVGTPVIVPDKNWENYELSFGVRRGAEMVYFPLYNQSGKFNSEGLLESLLNAKEQGKKSAVVLLNFPNNPTGYTPTQQEGQTIIDALVQAAEAGINVVVATDDAYFSLFFEDSMHESLFGLLAGLHPRILPVKIDGATKEEYVWGFRVGFVTYASESAAILSALEQKTMGIIRATISSGPHPSQTFLLQALKDPGFEAQRQQKFEIMKARANKVKQILDNGNFSDAFDYYPFNSGYFMCLKIKGTTAEAVRQQLLDKYQIGTIALGDTDLRVAFSCVEEENLQEIYDSIYQAVKEVQAVNA
- a CDS encoding GGDEF domain-containing protein is translated as MFDAEVLRRRVYLLLSVLVATGGLMGAWTFPQGLEVQNVSQTLLGVFALITLGLLVQGKMPSWTIERLAVAMYSTFWVVRFLVEMFSANYPMGRFPLHSETGLVALVLMVFITLPTRSAMRLAGGLYLMFLVVPWVVLAFMPERRAGWNFDDFFRIQMITSGMVGLIYVLGAYKEQWVREQERTHWLHHIAYTDPLTGVFNRRRLYEILEEQTGRSGFSVVLFDLDHFKRINDRYGHATGDEVLKHAARETQNVVDQQGFVGRWGGEEFLLVFPDSDASKAVMYAESIRRKFPETEVDDLQGFTASFGVAEHQAGEALDSLIHRADQALYLAKARGRNCVVTHDAYLQNPQGQQMAQ
- a CDS encoding DUF4384 domain-containing protein — translated: MKNRLMLAALILLGAGSLSACTVRVTAPSATISFETADFINSFEPSRGTNSTYYVGEQVSFRLNTTRAGYVTVVALDPDGYSNVLAYNQYVSGGTSVIDGGPRNYFEVAPPRGYQRVRAIFTTQPQSGYARASIEGRYQNGQWDSQFNVYLRPAPAQTRDVVETGFYIR